A region from the Salvelinus fontinalis isolate EN_2023a chromosome 23, ASM2944872v1, whole genome shotgun sequence genome encodes:
- the LOC129821594 gene encoding taste receptor type 2 member 8-like produces the protein MSLTYIGMDELAYIIVNGPLAILNILANLFFAFCLICPPRGREGLKQPVKLLLGFLVFCTTLFLVSLITVECVWLLTYSEEIQYVDMLVLFTAFTSMSTSVWLNFFYYTQIVPAQRALFIWVKRNIKIIIYWGLFVDRVFFLFDLAVSTSIVYCLKNVEGNDNITYTSTNDTVSGSTDGLYYTELVCFYSKMIYMFFCLCLMVGSSWVTVCYLRRHMKSMKESGSPFSSPRLHSQMRVTITGILQGILYFLCALWIFISFFSINFSVVFNYTFFNTVISLYMFGTTVNLGIGQSVFRQRAADIWLKAQQAVRSLKLCG, from the coding sequence ATGTCGTTAACCTATATTGGGATGGATGAATTGGCTTATATCATAGTCAACGGGCCTCTGGCTATTCTCAACATATTAGCCAACTTGTTTTTTGCTTTTTGCCTCATCTGTCCACCGCGAGGCAGAGAGGGACTCAAACAGCCTGTGAAGTTACTCCTGGGATTCTTGGTTTTCTGCACCACACTTTTCCTGGTCTCTCTTATCACGGTGGAATGCGTGTGGCTACTCACTTACAGCGAAGAGATCCAGTATGTTGATATGTTAGTGTTGTTCACTGCATTTACCAGCATGTCAACCTCTGTTTGGCTGAATTTCTTCTACTACACCCAGATCGTCCCAGCCCAGCGAGCTCTCTTCATCTGGGTGAAGAGGAACATCAAAATCATAATTTACTGGGGCCTGTTTGTCGACAGAGTTTTCTTTCTGTTTGACTTGGCTGTTAGTACATCAATAGTTTATTGTCTCAAAAATGTTGAGGGAAACGATAACATCACTTACACATCAACAAATGACACTGTTTCTGGCTCTACAGATGGACTGTATTACACTGAACTGGTGTGTTTCTATTCCAAAATGATCTACATGTTTTTTTGTCTGTGTTTGATGGTGGGGTCGAGCTGGGTCACAGTGTGCTACCTGCGTAGACACATGAAGAGTATGAAAGAGAGCGGcagccccttctcctctccccgcCTGCACAGTCAGATGAGGGTCACCATCACTGGGATCCTGCAGGGAATTCTCTACTTCCTTTGTGCGCTGTGGATCTTCATTTCTTTCTTCAGCATCAATTTCTCTGTAGTCTTCAACTATACTTTTTTCAACACTGTCATCTCTCTCTACATGTTTGGCACCACTGTTAACCTTGGTATCGGTCAGTCTGTTTTCAGACAAAGGGCAGCTGATATTTGGCTCAAAGCTCAACAGGCTGTAAGGTCATTGAAGTTGTGTGGATGA